The region GAGGCTTGCTTTCGCTTTCGCGGTTCGCGCCGCATTTGCAAAAGCCGGCGATCCAAGGGTGGGAGCGATGTCCTGCTGGACTTCTTTCGGTCATAAGCCGCGACCCACGGTGCGTGGAGGGTTTCGTCGCGGCCGGGGTTTCGCGGTCGCGGCTCGCGCCGCTCCTACCCGTTGAAGTCGGTGGCTTCCTGTAGGAGCGAGGTAAGTCGCGACCCACGTCTCAAGGGATGTTTCGTCGCAGTTGCGTTGTCGCGGTCGCGGCTCGCGCCGCTCCTACTCCGTAGAGCCTTTGGCTTCCTGCACCGGATCTGCGCTAGGGACTGTTCAGTCGTGCAACCACTTGGTCATCAGTCGGCGCGGATGCGCCGCGTAGCCGGCGCGTTCGTAAATGCCGCGCGCATGGGCATTGTCGTCGTTGACCTCGAGCCGCAACGCGTCGAGGCCCTCGGCCCGGCATAGCGCTTCGATCTCGGCCAACGCCCGCTTGGCCAGGCCGCCGCCGCGGTGCGCGGGCAGCACGAACAACTCGTCGAGCAGGCCGTAGCGGCCGCCGAATTCGAGGCTGAAACAGAAACCCAAGACGAAATAGCCGGCGATTTCGCCATCGCATTGGATCAAACGCAGGTGGCCGGCGCTCGCATCGGCCACCAGCGTCGCGAGTGCGCGACGCAGCGCGGCCTCGTTCCAGGGCAGGTGTTCGACTTCGTAAAACTCGCGCAGCACCGGCAACAGACGCGGAAGATCCGCGTCGGTCGCCGCTGCGAAACGATAGTCGGACGCTTGCGCCACGATCAGTCGGCGCGGCCGGCGAACTCGCCAGTGGCGGTGTTGACCAGCACGCGTTCGCCGTTGCCGATGTATTCCGGAACCATGATCTCGATGCCGGTCTGCAGCTTGGCCGGCTTCGGACGCTTGGTCGCGGTGCCGCCCTTGAGTTCCGGCGGGGTCTCGATCACTTCCAGAGCAACGCTGGCGGGCAACTGCAGCGCCACCGGCTGATCGTCGATGATCTGCACGTAGCAGCCGCTGAGGTCGTCGACGATGTAGCCGGCGTCGTCGCCGACCACGTCGGCATCGAGCGTGTACGGCGTGTAGTCCTCGTCGTCGAGGAACACGAAGGCGTCGCCGTCCTTGTACGAATAGGTGACCTGGCGGCGGGTCAGTTCGACTTCCTTGAGCTCGTCGTCGCCGCCGACGCTCAGGTCGAACTTGGTGCCGCCCGGAACCGAGTACATGGTGAAGCGGAACTTGACGTTGCCGCCGCGGCCCTGCGGCGAGCTGCGTTCGATGTCGCGCACCTGGTACACGGTGTTGTTGTGCTCGATTACGTTACCTTTTTTTACGTCGTAGGCTTTCATGGTTTTGGGCCGGGAATGGGGAATGGGGAATGGGGAATGGGGAATGGGGAATCGGGAATCGGGAATGGGGAATGGGGAATCGTGAGAGCGGAAGCCAGCGAACGGAAACTAGAGAGGGAACCGCTTTGCGATTCCCGATTCTCCATTCCCGATTCCCGGCTTACTTCGGCGCCAACCGTGTCGCGCCGTCGAGGCGGATGGTTTCGCCGTTGAGATAGCGGTTGCCGAGAATGTAGGCAACCAGGTCGGCGAACTCCTCCGGACGGCCCAGGCGCGAGGGGAACGGGATCGAAGCGCTGAGCGACTGCTGCACCGAGTCGGGCATGCCGTCGACCATCGGCGTCCAGAAGATGCCTGGGGCGACGGTCATGACGCGGATGCCGAAGCGCGAGAACTCGCGCGCCATCGGCAGGGTCATGCCGACCACGCCGGCCTTCGAGGCCGAGTACGCGGCCTGGCCGATCTGGCCCTCGTAGGCGGCCACCGAAGCGGTGTTGACGATCACGCCGCGCTCGCCGTCGTCGCCGGCTTCGTTGTGCTGCATCAGATTGGCCGCGGCCTTGGCGACGTTGAAGCTGCCCACCAGGTTGACCATGACCGTGGTCTGGAACTGCGACAGCGCCATCGGCGCGTCCTTGCCGAGCACGCGGCCGGCGCCGAGGATGCCGGCGCAGT is a window of Lysobacter antibioticus DNA encoding:
- a CDS encoding GNAT family N-acetyltransferase, with the translated sequence MAQASDYRFAAATDADLPRLLPVLREFYEVEHLPWNEAALRRALATLVADASAGHLRLIQCDGEIAGYFVLGFCFSLEFGGRYGLLDELFVLPAHRGGGLAKRALAEIEALCRAEGLDALRLEVNDDNAHARGIYERAGYAAHPRRLMTKWLHD
- the yeiP gene encoding elongation factor P-like protein YeiP — translated: MKAYDVKKGNVIEHNNTVYQVRDIERSSPQGRGGNVKFRFTMYSVPGGTKFDLSVGGDDELKEVELTRRQVTYSYKDGDAFVFLDDEDYTPYTLDADVVGDDAGYIVDDLSGCYVQIIDDQPVALQLPASVALEVIETPPELKGGTATKRPKPAKLQTGIEIMVPEYIGNGERVLVNTATGEFAGRAD
- a CDS encoding SDR family NAD(P)-dependent oxidoreductase, with protein sequence MQLDNVRAVITGGVSGLGLAVAQHLVARGGKVALFDVNDDKGAQAVAELGADKARYFRTDVTDEAGVAANLGAAKEFLGGLNATINCAGILGAGRVLGKDAPMALSQFQTTVMVNLVGSFNVAKAAANLMQHNEAGDDGERGVIVNTASVAAYEGQIGQAAYSASKAGVVGMTLPMAREFSRFGIRVMTVAPGIFWTPMVDGMPDSVQQSLSASIPFPSRLGRPEEFADLVAYILGNRYLNGETIRLDGATRLAPK